A single window of Chitinophaga sp. XS-30 DNA harbors:
- a CDS encoding AraC family ligand binding domain-containing protein, with protein MSVIRIRDWGFYITTAGYCRTDKHARYPDNYQHPGDHVFSWNKGRILDGYYIVFITDGSGVFESAETAPQEVGAGTCFMLFPGVWHRYKPDPLVGWEEYWVGFNGRYPQYVMEKFFDRKNPLIRTRIK; from the coding sequence ATGTCAGTGATCAGGATAAGGGACTGGGGATTTTATATCACTACGGCTGGTTATTGCAGAACAGACAAGCATGCACGTTACCCGGACAACTACCAGCATCCGGGAGACCATGTTTTTTCCTGGAACAAGGGACGGATCCTCGATGGTTACTATATCGTTTTCATCACCGATGGGAGCGGCGTATTCGAGTCCGCGGAAACGGCGCCGCAGGAGGTAGGCGCGGGCACGTGCTTCATGCTGTTCCCGGGGGTCTGGCACCGTTATAAACCCGATCCACTTGTTGGCTGGGAGGAATATTGGGTAGGGTTCAACGGGAGATACCCGCAATATGTTATGGAAAAATTCTTTGATCGAAAAAATCCGCTGATCAGGACCCGGATTAAATAA
- a CDS encoding TonB-dependent receptor, producing the protein MIKHIATMSVALLLLIVGAFCQDNPFVVSGVIIDSEKRAPLPYASVNLLGSSLRTTTDSAGKFTLRVPNGNGTLRIRFMGFETQEIGIRGRSIINVSLSPSTNSLDGIVVIGYGTVTKRDLTGAVGKVEMADMEKAPVASFEQALAGRLAGVRVAATDGQPGEGPSIVIRGNNSLTQSNSPLYVIDGFPMENFNSNSINMAEIESIEVLKDASSTAVYGARGANGVIMLTTKKGKAGATQVNYNGFSGFANANNSRLDVLGPYDFIALQLEIDRPRATNFYFVDDDPTTHDLTLEDYRNVKGINWYDKVVSPAAFFQNHTLRVSGGSEKTKFSLSASYLDQDGVVMRSGFDRMQGRFTLDHNINKKFKVGVNVNYSDSKVSGIKPRDQTGMAAGSGNSQVQNLFYNLWTFRPIGNPDYDVDFEDVEVDPEAETYLYNPIKTVQNQHDVEKNKHTTFNGYLEYDIAKGLKLRVTGGADLSRTISELFNNSSTRSGSPSTTIGRSNGVNGSLSQNEIVNLSNENILTYNKKFNKNHRLTAVGAFSVQTRKSSGFGYKANQLPNEALGLSGLEEGIVYGSSSTSTNWGLLSYTGRVNYTLFEKYIFTATIRADGSSKFAEGNKFGYFPSGAFAWRLGDEKFMEILPFISNAKLRASYGVTGNNRISDFAYFARIASAGYYPFGSSVNPAFTQSVFENSTLKWETTGQFDVGLELGLFKNRLSAELDYYHKNTFDLLYNSRLPTSTGYSSATVNFGKIQNRGFEVTFNSQNIETKNFTWNSNLNISFNQNKLVALTMDEDRLFTTIPSFGTIFSSPAWISRVGDQLVHFYGFVFDGVYQYSDFNKQGELKRELPTTAGLLGTQARQPGDAKYKDLNNDGIVNDADQTIIGNPYPKHIGGFSNNFTYKNFDLNIFLQWSYGNEVLNANKINMENMNGGTLNRNVSVSFLDRWTPENQNTSIPRSGSNGITAVLSTRYIEDASFLRLKTVSLGYNIKRDLIKGLKSARISLSAQNLYTWTKYSGPDPEVSTKGFGLTPAFDFSAYPQVQTIVFGLNVTL; encoded by the coding sequence ATGATTAAACACATTGCTACTATGTCTGTGGCATTGCTCCTGTTAATTGTGGGAGCATTTTGTCAAGATAATCCTTTCGTAGTCTCCGGAGTTATAATCGACTCCGAAAAAAGAGCGCCCCTTCCTTATGCCAGTGTCAATTTATTAGGGTCCAGTTTACGCACAACAACTGATAGTGCTGGTAAATTCACTTTGAGGGTGCCTAATGGTAATGGAACCTTAAGAATTAGATTTATGGGGTTTGAAACTCAAGAAATTGGGATTAGGGGGCGAAGTATCATTAATGTGTCTCTTTCGCCTTCAACTAATTCATTAGATGGAATTGTTGTGATAGGGTATGGAACGGTTACAAAGCGTGATCTGACTGGAGCGGTAGGCAAGGTAGAAATGGCTGATATGGAAAAAGCACCTGTTGCTTCTTTTGAGCAAGCGCTAGCGGGACGTTTAGCAGGGGTAAGGGTCGCAGCAACCGATGGTCAACCGGGCGAGGGACCTAGTATTGTAATCAGAGGAAATAATTCTTTGACTCAAAGCAATTCGCCTTTATATGTTATTGATGGGTTTCCAATGGAAAACTTTAATAGTAATTCCATAAACATGGCAGAAATTGAGTCGATAGAAGTGTTAAAGGATGCTTCATCAACCGCTGTTTATGGTGCCAGAGGAGCTAACGGAGTTATTATGCTGACCACAAAAAAGGGAAAAGCTGGAGCAACTCAAGTCAATTACAATGGTTTTAGCGGGTTTGCAAATGCAAATAATAGCAGGCTGGATGTTCTGGGACCATACGATTTTATAGCACTACAATTAGAAATTGATCGTCCAAGAGCAACAAACTTCTATTTTGTAGACGATGATCCAACAACTCATGATTTAACTTTAGAAGATTATAGAAATGTTAAAGGAATAAATTGGTATGATAAAGTTGTTAGCCCGGCTGCTTTTTTTCAAAATCACACCTTACGCGTTAGTGGTGGTTCCGAAAAAACTAAATTTTCACTTTCTGCTTCTTATTTAGATCAGGATGGTGTGGTAATGCGAAGCGGCTTTGATCGTATGCAGGGGCGCTTTACTTTAGATCATAATATAAATAAGAAATTTAAAGTTGGTGTTAATGTAAACTATTCCGATTCTAAAGTTTCTGGAATTAAACCGCGGGATCAAACTGGTATGGCTGCGGGTTCAGGTAATTCACAGGTGCAAAATTTATTCTACAATTTATGGACTTTCAGACCCATAGGTAACCCTGATTACGATGTGGATTTTGAGGATGTGGAAGTAGACCCTGAAGCTGAAACGTATTTATATAATCCTATAAAAACAGTACAGAATCAACATGATGTAGAAAAAAACAAGCACACAACTTTTAATGGTTATTTAGAATATGATATAGCTAAAGGTTTAAAATTGAGAGTAACCGGCGGGGCAGATCTCTCACGTACCATATCAGAGTTGTTTAATAATTCGAGTACACGAAGTGGTAGTCCATCTACTACTATAGGTAGAAGCAATGGTGTAAATGGAAGCCTTAGCCAGAATGAAATTGTTAATTTATCAAATGAAAACATCTTAACCTACAATAAAAAATTTAATAAGAATCATCGTCTTACAGCGGTAGGAGCATTTTCCGTCCAAACAAGAAAATCGTCCGGCTTTGGTTACAAAGCTAACCAGCTTCCAAACGAAGCTTTGGGGCTAAGCGGATTGGAGGAAGGTATAGTGTATGGTAGTTCGTCTACCAGTACCAATTGGGGACTACTGTCTTATACTGGTAGAGTGAACTATACCCTTTTTGAAAAATACATTTTTACCGCTACCATCAGAGCAGATGGGTCGTCCAAATTTGCAGAGGGAAATAAATTCGGATATTTTCCATCAGGTGCTTTTGCATGGCGCCTGGGTGATGAGAAATTTATGGAAATTTTACCTTTCATTTCAAACGCAAAATTAAGAGCAAGCTATGGGGTAACCGGAAACAATAGAATAAGCGACTTCGCTTATTTTGCAAGAATTGCTTCTGCCGGATACTACCCCTTCGGTTCATCAGTTAACCCGGCATTTACGCAAAGCGTATTTGAAAATAGCACTTTAAAATGGGAAACCACGGGGCAATTTGATGTGGGTTTGGAATTGGGTTTATTCAAGAACAGACTTTCAGCTGAACTGGATTACTACCATAAGAATACCTTCGATTTATTGTATAACTCCCGTCTTCCAACAAGTACAGGATATTCAAGTGCCACGGTGAACTTTGGGAAAATACAAAATAGGGGTTTTGAAGTAACATTTAATTCTCAAAATATTGAAACTAAAAATTTTACCTGGAACTCGAACTTGAATATCTCTTTCAACCAGAATAAGCTTGTGGCGCTAACTATGGATGAAGATAGATTATTTACAACGATACCAAGCTTTGGAACCATTTTTTCAAGTCCGGCTTGGATAAGCAGGGTAGGAGATCAACTGGTTCATTTTTATGGATTTGTGTTTGATGGTGTCTATCAATATTCGGATTTTAACAAACAGGGCGAGCTGAAAAGAGAACTGCCAACAACCGCCGGATTACTTGGTACACAAGCAAGACAGCCTGGTGATGCAAAATATAAAGATTTAAACAATGATGGTATAGTAAACGACGCGGATCAAACAATTATTGGCAATCCTTATCCAAAGCACATTGGTGGATTTAGTAACAACTTTACATATAAAAATTTCGATCTGAATATTTTTTTACAATGGTCATATGGCAATGAAGTTCTCAATGCGAATAAAATCAATATGGAGAACATGAATGGTGGAACACTGAATAGAAATGTCAGCGTTAGTTTTCTCGATAGGTGGACACCGGAAAATCAAAATACTTCGATTCCAAGAAGTGGGTCAAACGGAATTACAGCTGTTTTATCAACGCGCTATATTGAAGATGCATCTTTTCTTCGTTTAAAGACAGTTTCCCTCGGATACAATATTAAGAGAGATCTTATTAAAGGATTAAAGTCTGCAAGAATTTCCCTTTCTGCTCAGAACCTGTATACCTGGACAAAATATTCAGGTCCGGATCCGGAGGTTTCTACAAAAGGTTTTGGGCTAACTCCAGCCTTCGACTTTTCCGCATATCCACAAGTGCAAACAATCGTTTTCGGTTTAAATGTAACGTTATGA
- a CDS encoding DUF5017 domain-containing protein has protein sequence MKKIICLLSITSAFFTACSDMEVPAPDDFTVSVAAATAKLGDSVKFNLTGDPDNIVFYSGERGSEYDKRFDFNSNEGTLVLRFRGNTRAGATLPRNISVLVSTDFNGEYDEKSVKAANWTNITDRATMAANTATNADVASGDINLDDLKVEGKPMFIAFRYLSENPTTTAQRYWNIGYLELVNMVPGNDDYYITSTMAGGLFKVVEFAGADNQWTINTGQTANHRLIHTANPINKESDDDWVISTDFQVFQTYPGKPVNIKDITQKATATFSHMYAEPGIYKATFIAMNANREIQREVVKEVTVNIIP, from the coding sequence ATGAAAAAAATAATATGCTTACTGTCAATTACAAGTGCGTTTTTCACAGCTTGTTCAGATATGGAGGTTCCAGCTCCTGATGATTTTACAGTTTCGGTAGCAGCTGCTACCGCTAAATTAGGCGATAGCGTCAAATTTAATTTAACCGGGGATCCTGATAATATTGTGTTCTATTCCGGTGAGCGAGGGAGTGAGTATGACAAGCGATTTGATTTCAATTCGAATGAAGGAACACTCGTTTTAAGATTTAGAGGAAATACAAGGGCGGGAGCCACGCTCCCGAGAAATATTTCTGTTCTTGTTTCTACCGATTTTAATGGCGAGTATGATGAAAAAAGTGTTAAAGCGGCAAACTGGACAAATATTACGGACAGGGCCACTATGGCGGCAAATACAGCTACAAATGCAGATGTTGCTTCCGGAGACATTAATCTTGATGATTTGAAGGTAGAGGGGAAGCCGATGTTTATTGCGTTCCGCTATCTTTCAGAGAATCCAACAACTACTGCACAGCGGTATTGGAACATAGGATACCTGGAACTTGTAAATATGGTTCCCGGGAATGATGATTACTATATAACGTCAACTATGGCGGGAGGTCTGTTTAAGGTTGTTGAATTTGCAGGAGCTGATAACCAATGGACCATTAATACCGGACAAACAGCGAATCATAGGTTAATACATACCGCAAATCCAATTAATAAGGAATCAGATGATGACTGGGTAATAAGCACCGATTTTCAGGTGTTTCAAACTTATCCAGGGAAACCTGTTAACATAAAAGATATTACCCAGAAGGCGACCGCAACTTTTTCTCATATGTATGCTGAGCCGGGCATCTATAAGGCTACGTTCATTGCAATGAATGCCAATAGGGAGATTCAGCGAGAGGTAGTTAAAGAAGTGACTGTAAATATAATTCCATGA
- a CDS encoding sulfatase translates to MNIYQFYSKSKYVNVLIRSIGMPSILLATILFFSSAYINREAVAYHTDQKQMPNILVLIADDWGYPNAGIYGDKAVKTPNFDKLAKSGALFTNAFTTPSCSPSRASLLTGQWPHNLEEGVHLRGFLPKKFPNYTELLSIQGYTVGLYKKGWGPGQYQLGGYEHNPAGQSYPGFKEFYKGKPKDKPFCFWYGSTNPHRPYKQGMGAHTGKTLASVTVPAFLPDRPEIRSDILDYYYEVEEFDKEVGEVIKILEAAGELENTLIVIAGDNGMPFPRAKANLYDAGTHVPLAIIWPGKIKAGQELSDFVGFNDLAPTFLEAAGQSVPSVMSGKSLLSLVTGKVKTLGRDKMFVERERHAEVREGNIGYPARGIRTKDFLYIRNFRPERWPAGDPEMGSGMYGDIDGSPTKTYIIAHKNEPEIAPFFQLAFLKRPAEELYDLKNDPNQLKNVALDKRYLKTREKLSTELANWMKETRDPRLNNGGDYLEKYPYTTAIPAKSPTNKK, encoded by the coding sequence ATGAATATCTATCAGTTTTATAGCAAAAGTAAGTATGTTAATGTGCTAATCAGAAGCATAGGCATGCCAAGTATTTTACTTGCCACAATCTTATTTTTTTCCTCTGCTTATATAAATAGAGAAGCTGTTGCTTACCATACTGATCAAAAACAGATGCCTAACATTCTGGTTTTAATTGCAGATGACTGGGGATATCCCAATGCGGGTATTTATGGTGATAAAGCTGTTAAAACGCCTAATTTTGACAAATTAGCAAAGAGTGGAGCATTGTTTACTAATGCTTTTACAACGCCGTCATGTTCACCTTCCCGTGCTTCTTTATTAACCGGACAGTGGCCACACAACCTTGAAGAAGGGGTGCATTTAAGGGGTTTTCTGCCAAAGAAGTTTCCTAATTATACAGAACTATTATCTATTCAGGGCTATACAGTAGGATTATATAAGAAAGGCTGGGGGCCCGGACAGTATCAATTAGGAGGCTATGAACATAACCCTGCAGGCCAAAGTTATCCTGGCTTTAAAGAATTTTATAAAGGTAAACCTAAAGATAAACCTTTTTGCTTCTGGTACGGAAGTACAAATCCTCATCGTCCCTACAAGCAAGGGATGGGAGCCCATACAGGCAAAACCCTTGCTTCTGTTACAGTTCCTGCTTTTTTACCAGACAGGCCTGAGATCAGGAGCGATATTTTAGATTATTATTATGAGGTAGAAGAATTTGATAAGGAAGTTGGAGAGGTAATAAAGATATTGGAGGCCGCAGGAGAATTGGAAAACACATTAATTGTAATTGCCGGTGACAACGGAATGCCTTTCCCTCGTGCCAAGGCTAATTTATATGATGCGGGCACCCATGTTCCTTTAGCTATTATTTGGCCTGGAAAAATAAAAGCGGGACAAGAATTGTCAGATTTTGTTGGGTTTAATGATCTTGCCCCTACTTTTCTGGAGGCAGCCGGCCAATCTGTTCCTTCTGTAATGTCAGGAAAAAGCCTGTTATCTTTGGTTACCGGAAAAGTAAAAACGCTGGGGCGTGATAAAATGTTTGTTGAAAGAGAAAGGCATGCTGAAGTTCGCGAAGGTAATATAGGCTACCCGGCCAGAGGTATTCGTACTAAAGACTTTTTGTATATCCGAAACTTTCGTCCTGAGCGCTGGCCTGCCGGAGATCCTGAAATGGGTTCTGGAATGTATGGTGATATTGATGGTTCACCAACTAAAACCTATATCATAGCACATAAAAATGAACCGGAAATAGCTCCTTTTTTTCAGCTGGCTTTTCTGAAAAGACCCGCAGAAGAACTTTATGATCTTAAAAATGATCCGAACCAGCTGAAAAATGTTGCACTGGATAAAAGATATCTAAAAACCAGGGAGAAGTTAAGTACCGAGTTAGCTAATTGGATGAAAGAAACCAGGGATCCTCGTTTAAATAATGGCGGCGATTATTTAGAAAAATATCCCTATACAACCGCTATACCTGCTAAATCTCCGACTAACAAAAAATAA
- a CDS encoding sugar phosphate isomerase/epimerase: MQIDFYCPRWGSEDVSWPRFAQRVKQDGFAGVEVFPLADSPKNTDMLQSLGDAGLSYILLHAELQEGKDFNRYVDALTRNLYTLLEYQTAAGKPEFIVSQTGREYYTRAQMEICFAVCDRISRESSVRIIHETHRNKWSFAAHIVQEYLTAFPSLELALDLSHWVCVSESYLEDQADAVELAIRHSRHLHARVGFPEGPQVTDPRAPENQEALRHHLAWWDQWIHHLIQTGSQRATITPEFGPYPYMAFLPFTRQPLSPQYEINCWMKDLLETRYAGMMKGEGSPEPAK; encoded by the coding sequence ATGCAAATCGATTTTTATTGCCCCCGCTGGGGTTCGGAAGATGTGAGCTGGCCGCGTTTCGCGCAGCGGGTGAAGCAGGACGGATTTGCCGGGGTCGAGGTATTCCCCCTGGCGGATAGCCCCAAAAATACCGATATGCTCCAGTCGCTCGGGGATGCAGGTCTTTCGTACATCCTGCTTCATGCCGAACTTCAGGAAGGAAAAGATTTTAACCGGTATGTGGATGCGTTGACGCGCAATCTTTATACATTACTGGAGTATCAAACTGCTGCCGGCAAACCCGAGTTTATCGTTTCGCAGACCGGGCGCGAATATTATACCCGTGCGCAAATGGAAATCTGTTTTGCGGTATGTGACCGTATAAGCCGTGAATCTTCAGTGCGGATCATCCATGAAACGCATCGCAACAAATGGTCGTTTGCTGCCCATATTGTGCAGGAGTACCTGACGGCATTCCCCTCACTCGAATTGGCGCTGGACCTGTCCCACTGGGTCTGTGTATCCGAGAGTTATCTGGAAGACCAGGCGGATGCTGTTGAACTGGCCATCCGGCACAGCAGGCATCTCCATGCCCGCGTCGGTTTCCCGGAAGGTCCGCAGGTAACCGATCCAAGGGCGCCTGAAAACCAGGAAGCGCTCCGGCATCACCTGGCATGGTGGGATCAGTGGATACACCATTTGATCCAGACCGGGAGCCAGCGGGCCACCATCACGCCGGAGTTCGGGCCTTATCCATATATGGCCTTCCTTCCATTTACCAGGCAACCGCTTTCACCGCAGTACGAAATTAATTGCTGGATGAAGGATCTGCTTGAAACACGATATGCGGGGATGATGAAAGGGGAGGGTTCCCCGGAACCGGCCAAATAG
- a CDS encoding RagB/SusD family nutrient uptake outer membrane protein: MMNIKNKFMKRSFMVMIMTVVAVFFISSCKKILETIPSDFVSPEVYFTKKANFDAALNGVYKVLGTNNLYGDNYQHLVTATTDELVYATGGSIPKIPWYNATSADPQVGSVWTALYDGVDRANVVLAYIDGPSDLTDTDRKHIKGETVFLRAYLYFMLTQWYGDVPLRLTATNSPSDANMPFTPTKEVYDWVIDEMIIAEGLLSDQKATDFQYSERVTQTAVQAILARVCLYAAGEPVNDTRRYEDAAKWARLVVGSGIHKLNPDYREIFKLQTKDQYDLTYRESIWEVGFSVNSNAPEQSAPGQVRVGIPTSSDVVGRSDGRLFVYPRLFRTYESFQYTTATNAIREVSPDQRRDWCVAPFKYSGGGITAPPAMAAVAYNLYYTRYPGKWRRTEENEPRLPTQSPTNYSIIRYADVLLMLAEAETALNSGQPTSEAIELVNQVRRRAYGEFNGKIITGINVVNGGTTDYSQVPTVTISGAGGTGATAVAVLTAGKVSSIQVTDPGENYPDNTTVTISPAPGDNGAGAAATAVLNGNGELSPDQTIDQGAFLKAIQDERLMELNGEFLRKQDLKRWGILVSTVKQMRTDITSGSSDIKPSDGLQLVPPAVVPYAPSNVTKTHYTRSADNIEDKNIFLPIPIAELLYNNQAKQNPGY, from the coding sequence ATGATGAACATAAAAAATAAATTTATGAAACGGAGTTTTATGGTAATGATAATGACTGTTGTAGCGGTTTTTTTCATTTCATCATGTAAAAAAATATTAGAAACTATACCTTCAGATTTTGTTAGTCCGGAAGTTTATTTTACAAAAAAAGCCAATTTCGATGCAGCATTGAACGGTGTGTATAAGGTGTTAGGGACCAATAATTTATATGGGGATAATTACCAGCATCTTGTAACAGCTACTACTGATGAATTGGTGTATGCTACAGGTGGTAGTATACCTAAAATTCCATGGTATAATGCTACCTCAGCCGATCCGCAAGTTGGTAGCGTGTGGACTGCTCTTTATGATGGTGTAGACCGTGCCAATGTAGTGTTGGCGTATATAGATGGTCCATCTGATCTTACGGATACCGATAGAAAGCATATTAAAGGTGAAACTGTTTTTTTAAGAGCCTACCTTTATTTTATGCTTACGCAATGGTATGGCGATGTACCATTAAGACTTACTGCAACTAATTCTCCATCTGATGCTAACATGCCATTTACACCAACAAAAGAAGTTTATGATTGGGTTATAGATGAGATGATTATTGCAGAGGGCTTGCTTTCTGATCAAAAGGCCACAGATTTTCAATACAGTGAACGTGTAACGCAAACGGCAGTTCAAGCTATTTTAGCAAGGGTATGTTTGTATGCTGCCGGAGAACCAGTTAATGATACCAGACGATATGAAGATGCTGCAAAATGGGCCAGATTAGTTGTCGGATCAGGCATTCATAAGCTCAATCCGGATTATCGTGAAATTTTCAAGCTGCAGACGAAGGATCAGTACGATTTGACCTACAGAGAAAGTATTTGGGAAGTTGGCTTTAGTGTTAACTCCAATGCCCCGGAACAAAGTGCCCCAGGTCAGGTGAGGGTGGGTATTCCTACAAGCAGTGATGTTGTGGGAAGAAGCGATGGCCGGCTTTTCGTTTATCCCAGGTTATTCAGAACATACGAGTCATTTCAGTATACAACAGCCACAAATGCTATCCGGGAAGTATCTCCCGATCAAAGACGTGATTGGTGCGTAGCGCCATTTAAATATAGCGGTGGCGGAATTACTGCACCACCAGCGATGGCTGCGGTTGCTTATAACTTATATTATACCCGTTATCCTGGAAAATGGAGGAGAACGGAGGAAAATGAACCTCGCCTTCCAACTCAAAGTCCTACTAATTATTCAATTATTCGCTATGCGGATGTACTATTAATGTTAGCCGAAGCTGAAACCGCATTAAATTCAGGTCAACCCACTTCAGAAGCTATCGAACTTGTAAATCAGGTACGAAGAAGAGCGTATGGAGAATTTAATGGTAAAATTATTACTGGGATAAACGTCGTGAACGGCGGTACTACAGATTATAGTCAGGTTCCAACTGTAACGATTAGTGGAGCGGGAGGTACTGGAGCAACAGCAGTTGCTGTACTTACGGCTGGTAAAGTATCATCAATACAGGTAACAGATCCTGGTGAAAACTACCCTGATAATACTACTGTAACAATTAGTCCGGCACCTGGGGACAATGGCGCTGGTGCTGCAGCCACTGCTGTTTTGAATGGTAATGGTGAATTAAGCCCCGACCAGACTATAGATCAGGGGGCGTTTCTTAAAGCTATTCAGGATGAACGTTTAATGGAACTGAATGGCGAGTTTTTAAGAAAACAGGATTTAAAACGTTGGGGTATATTGGTGTCTACAGTAAAACAAATGCGTACAGATATAACATCTGGCAGCAGCGATATCAAACCATCAGATGGCCTGCAACTTGTGCCTCCCGCAGTTGTACCTTATGCACCCTCAAATGTAACAAAAACGCATTATACACGTTCGGCTGATAATATTGAGGATAAGAATATATTTCTCCCTATTCCTATAGCCGAATTATTATATAACAATCAGGCTAAGCAGAATCCTGGATACTAG
- a CDS encoding helix-turn-helix transcriptional regulator: protein MKRKTNTNDYSGEFLEKLVQAITPEEQARTDARMKLAARIYKGLQAKRWTQTQLAEALHKQVSVVSKWLSGTHNFTIDTLTDIERVLHIKLLHTDQEEDDNVFNTGSKPVYK, encoded by the coding sequence ATGAAAAGGAAAACAAATACCAACGATTATTCAGGAGAATTCCTGGAAAAATTAGTACAGGCCATTACGCCCGAAGAGCAGGCCCGCACGGATGCCAGGATGAAACTGGCCGCCCGTATATATAAAGGCCTGCAGGCCAAACGATGGACGCAAACTCAGCTGGCGGAGGCCCTGCACAAGCAGGTTTCCGTGGTGTCCAAATGGCTGAGCGGCACACACAATTTTACCATCGACACCCTGACCGATATCGAGCGTGTATTGCATATCAAACTCCTGCATACAGACCAGGAAGAGGACGACAATGTGTTTAACACAGGAAGCAAACCGGTGTA
- a CDS encoding phytanoyl-CoA dioxygenase family protein, giving the protein MKNTLHNEQISFYRENGYVIIEDFLDPEELEQWRQTVTQAVKDRNGLKIPGKDIRLGEDDGINEDAAYFNNVFDQLLNLWQTSTAVKALMLDERIGKMAAELAGVEGIRIWHDQALIKRPWANPTSWHLDTPFWSFSDRRALSIWVALDDATLENGCLFFIPGSHKTTSFKNAGIGKNMGGIFDVYPEFRTVKPHAAVMKAGSCSFHNGLTIHGAHANMTPGFRRAMTCAYMPDGNTYNGIPNILPDEYVKTLKTGDLLDNEALMPLIYTTR; this is encoded by the coding sequence ATGAAAAACACCTTGCATAACGAACAGATCAGTTTCTACCGGGAGAACGGCTATGTGATCATAGAGGATTTTCTGGACCCCGAAGAGCTTGAACAGTGGCGGCAGACAGTCACGCAGGCGGTCAAAGACAGGAACGGGTTGAAGATACCGGGAAAAGATATCCGGTTAGGAGAGGACGATGGCATCAATGAAGATGCGGCCTATTTCAATAATGTTTTCGATCAGTTGCTGAACCTGTGGCAAACCAGTACGGCGGTTAAAGCGTTGATGCTGGATGAGCGCATCGGGAAAATGGCCGCAGAGCTGGCAGGAGTGGAGGGTATCCGCATCTGGCATGATCAGGCGTTGATCAAACGGCCATGGGCTAATCCAACCTCCTGGCATCTGGATACCCCATTCTGGTCTTTTTCAGACCGGCGGGCATTATCCATCTGGGTAGCGCTGGATGACGCTACCCTAGAAAACGGTTGCCTGTTCTTTATCCCGGGCTCACATAAAACCACTTCTTTTAAAAATGCCGGTATCGGTAAAAATATGGGCGGCATTTTCGATGTTTATCCGGAGTTCCGGACCGTCAAACCCCATGCCGCGGTAATGAAAGCAGGGAGCTGTTCCTTCCACAACGGGCTGACTATCCATGGCGCACACGCCAACATGACGCCCGGATTCCGGCGTGCCATGACCTGCGCCTATATGCCCGATGGCAACACGTATAACGGCATACCGAATATTCTTCCTGATGAATACGTGAAAACATTGAAAACCGGTGATCTGCTGGATAATGAAGCACTCATGCCCCTCATCTATACAACACGCTGA
- a CDS encoding helix-turn-helix transcriptional regulator, translating into MLQNQLRNNINMEELAAQFPVSYSRFRKSFKQLTGKSPNQYHLDLRLDKAEELLKTTRLSIKEIGYHIGFDSPYYFSRLFKEKFGVSPKVFRAK; encoded by the coding sequence ATGCTACAGAATCAACTCCGGAACAATATCAATATGGAAGAACTGGCTGCGCAATTTCCTGTCAGCTATTCCAGGTTCCGGAAATCGTTCAAACAGTTGACCGGCAAATCTCCCAACCAGTATCATCTCGATCTGCGCCTGGATAAAGCGGAGGAACTGTTGAAGACTACCAGGCTAAGTATCAAAGAAATCGGTTACCATATCGGATTTGATTCACCGTACTATTTTTCCAGGTTATTCAAGGAGAAGTTTGGGGTATCGCCGAAAGTGTTTCGGGCGAAGTAA